A genomic region of Luteitalea sp. contains the following coding sequences:
- a CDS encoding alpha/beta fold hydrolase, with amino-acid sequence MKRVSNRQPVEGRAEMSPRTLIASFALFALCAAPAAAGPEPPAGWTDGYVMANGIRSHYWRTGGENKPALVLAHGSSDDGLCWTNLAKELQDGYDIIMFDARGHGLSDPPTPADPPAVQVEDLAGLIEALRLERPILMGHSMGSASVAHFAAKYPDIPRAVILEDPRLVRRAGAATAQTQASPEERRANILARNNMSEAELVAGCMENSPKWGRSECELWAPSKRRHHPNTVSNSPASRPPMSELFAKITAPTLILKADAQGDLRKQNEEVAASLRKGKIVHITGAGHNVRRENKAQTLEVLRSFLSES; translated from the coding sequence ATGAAACGCGTGTCGAACCGTCAACCCGTGGAAGGACGAGCCGAAATGTCGCCGAGGACGCTGATTGCCTCGTTCGCCCTGTTCGCGCTGTGTGCAGCGCCGGCCGCAGCCGGCCCGGAGCCGCCCGCCGGCTGGACCGACGGATACGTGATGGCCAATGGCATTCGCAGCCACTACTGGCGGACCGGCGGTGAGAACAAGCCAGCGCTCGTCCTGGCCCATGGATCATCGGATGATGGGTTGTGCTGGACGAACCTGGCGAAGGAACTGCAGGACGGGTACGACATCATCATGTTCGACGCTCGCGGTCACGGTCTCTCGGATCCCCCGACACCCGCGGATCCGCCGGCCGTGCAGGTGGAAGATCTCGCGGGGCTGATCGAGGCGCTGAGGCTGGAGCGTCCGATTCTGATGGGCCACTCGATGGGCAGCGCGTCGGTCGCGCACTTCGCAGCGAAGTATCCCGACATCCCGCGCGCCGTGATCCTCGAGGATCCTAGACTCGTGCGCCGGGCCGGCGCCGCGACAGCGCAGACGCAGGCCAGCCCGGAGGAGCGACGCGCGAATATCCTGGCACGCAACAACATGAGCGAGGCCGAGCTCGTGGCAGGCTGCATGGAAAACTCGCCGAAGTGGGGCCGGTCGGAATGCGAGCTCTGGGCGCCCTCCAAGCGCCGTCACCACCCGAACACCGTCTCGAACAGTCCGGCGTCGCGTCCGCCGATGAGCGAGTTGTTCGCGAAGATCACGGCGCCCACACTGATCCTCAAAGCCGATGCGCAGGGCGATCTTAGAAAACAGAACGAGGAGGTGGCTGCCAGCCTGCGGAAGGGGAAGATCGTTCACATCACCGGCGCCGGGCACAACGTCCGTCGTGAGAACAAGGCGCAGACACTCGAAGTGCTGCGGAGCTTCCTCAGCGAATCGTAG